In the genome of Arthrobacter sp. PAMC25284, the window CCCATCCCCGTGCTCATGCGGTTCGTGGTGCGGCTGCTGGCCAATCTCACCGATCCGGCGGCCAAGGGCTTCGAGGACCGTGTCATCCGTGTCCTCGAAATGCTGGTTCCGGCCACATCCAACCAGGCCCTGTCCAAGGCGGACAGTTCGTCGCCCTCGAGCACCAACCCCGCGGTTTCCGCGACAAGAGTTAGGGTAAAACCGTGACCAACCCCGCAGACCAAAGCTGGACGCACGCCGGACACGGCCTGCCGGGCGCTGAGCCCAGCCTCAATACCAGCGCCATCGCCACGGGCCTGCAGTTGCCCGCAGGCTTCGCCGCGATCGCCGGCGACGCCGATCTTGGCCCGGCAATCACCACCAACCTGGCCCGCGTTGAGAAGAAGCTGCGCGAGGCCATCGCGAACTCTGACCCGCTGGCTGATGCCACGTCACGCCACCTTGTCGAAGCCGGCGGAAAACGCATCCGGCCCCTCCTGACGCTGCTCTGCGCCCACCTCGGCGACGCTTCACTGCCCGCCGTGGTGCAGGCCGCCGTTGTGGTGGAACTGACCCACCTCGCCACGCTGTACCACGACGACGTGATGGACTCCGCGCCGTTCCGCCGCGGCGCGCCCACGGCGCACGAGGTCTGGGGCAACTCTGTGGCTGTCCTCACCGGCGACCTGATCTTCGCCCGTGCCTCCATCCTCGTCTCGGAACTTGGCGGGCGCGCGCTTGGCATCCAGGCCCGCACCTTCGAGCGGCTGTGCCTGGGCCAGCTGCACGAAACTGTGGGACCCCGCCCCGACGAGGACCCTGTGGAGCATTACCTCTCCGTCATCGCCGATAAGACCGGCTCACTTGTGGCGGCGTCCGGTCAGCTCGGCGCGATCTTCTCCGGCGCCGATGACTCCTACGAGGCCCTCCTCGTCGAGTATGGCGAGAAGGTAGGGGTGGCCTTCCAGCTCGCCGACGACGTCATCGACGTCACCGGCATCAAGGTCAAGTCCGGCAAATCACCGGGCACAGACCTGCGCGAAGGAGTACCGACCCTGCCGGTGCTGCTGCTGCGCAACGCGGCCCGTGATGGTGACCAGTCCGCCGTCGACCTCCTGGAGCTGATCGACGGCGATCTCAGCTCGGACGACGCACTCACAGCCGCCGTCGCCGGCCTGCGGGCGCACCCCG includes:
- a CDS encoding polyprenyl synthetase family protein, with amino-acid sequence MTNPADQSWTHAGHGLPGAEPSLNTSAIATGLQLPAGFAAIAGDADLGPAITTNLARVEKKLREAIANSDPLADATSRHLVEAGGKRIRPLLTLLCAHLGDASLPAVVQAAVVVELTHLATLYHDDVMDSAPFRRGAPTAHEVWGNSVAVLTGDLIFARASILVSELGGRALGIQARTFERLCLGQLHETVGPRPDEDPVEHYLSVIADKTGSLVAASGQLGAIFSGADDSYEALLVEYGEKVGVAFQLADDVIDVTGIKVKSGKSPGTDLREGVPTLPVLLLRNAARDGDQSAVDLLELIDGDLSSDDALTAAVAGLRAHPVTAASWVVARAWADEAIAALAPLPEGVVKDSLTSFARAVVDRSS